A genomic window from Dehalococcoidia bacterium includes:
- a CDS encoding fumarate hydratase C-terminal domain-containing protein, with product MFSIPSAADLGLREVHLTTPLSDEAVRSLRVGDLVYLTGPVYTARDGVYTYTLKEGHAPPIDLRAFSNVTLQSSPAGVEVAPGVFRISSLQATAGFRYAQYMDAFIARFGVKAVMGKAGMAPEVYQTIFRKHGAVYLSTLGYGLGAIYGRAVQRVIAVHWVKELGISEALWLLEVRNLGPLLVEGDTHGRSFFETVNQNINASLERLYQGLKPPIFRRLGEEDDARKELF from the coding sequence ATGTTCTCCATTCCATCTGCCGCTGACCTGGGCCTGCGGGAGGTGCACCTCACCACCCCCCTCTCGGACGAGGCCGTCCGCTCCCTGCGTGTGGGCGACCTGGTCTACCTCACCGGCCCTGTCTATACCGCCCGCGACGGCGTCTACACCTACACCCTCAAAGAGGGGCACGCCCCTCCCATTGACCTACGCGCCTTCAGCAATGTTACCCTCCAGTCCTCCCCCGCCGGCGTGGAGGTCGCCCCGGGTGTGTTCCGTATCTCCTCCCTGCAGGCCACCGCCGGCTTCCGCTACGCCCAATACATGGACGCCTTCATTGCCCGCTTCGGCGTCAAGGCGGTCATGGGCAAGGCGGGCATGGCCCCCGAGGTCTACCAAACCATCTTCCGCAAGCACGGGGCCGTCTACCTCTCCACCCTGGGCTATGGGCTGGGAGCCATCTACGGGCGGGCTGTCCAGAGGGTCATCGCCGTCCACTGGGTCAAGGAACTGGGCATCTCCGAGGCCCTTTGGCTCCTGGAGGTGCGCAACCTGGGCCCCCTCCTGGTGGAGGGCGACACCCATGGGCGCAGTTTCTTTGAGACCGTCAACCAGAACATCAACGCCTCCTTGGAGCGCCTCTACCAGGGCCTCAAGCCCCCCATCTTCCGTCGCCTAGGAGAAGAGGACGACGCCCGTAAGGAACTCTTCTAA
- the sdhC gene encoding succinate dehydrogenase, cytochrome b556 subunit produces MIFHPSSEVRRRWIQGRIGWWAWLGLRISGVALVLYLLAHIAVISTALRGPDAFDRLLKILQSPPFVVADLFLILAVLYHGVMGLRVMLLEAGIALRHQERLFWAGLALIALAMAGATWAVWPLILRRG; encoded by the coding sequence ATGATCTTCCACCCCTCGTCGGAGGTGCGTCGGCGTTGGATACAGGGGCGCATCGGCTGGTGGGCGTGGCTGGGCCTGCGCATCAGCGGGGTGGCCCTGGTGCTCTACCTCCTGGCCCACATCGCCGTCATCTCCACCGCCCTGCGGGGGCCCGACGCCTTTGACCGCCTCCTGAAAATCCTCCAAAGCCCCCCATTTGTCGTGGCCGACCTGTTTCTGATTTTGGCTGTTCTCTACCACGGCGTCATGGGCCTGCGGGTGATGCTGTTGGAGGCGGGCATCGCCCTGCGCCACCAGGAGCGCCTGTTCTGGGCGGGCCTGGCCCTCATCGCCCTGGCGATGGCCGGCGCCACATGGGCTGTGTGGCCCCTTATCTTGCGGAGGGGGTAG
- a CDS encoding DUF3006 domain-containing protein yields the protein MKEKAAVDRIEGNLAVLLVGEEEREMVVPLAHLPQALEAGDWLVVEIENGRLVSAQRDPQETQARRQRIQAKLQRLLERSRQERPA from the coding sequence GTGAAGGAAAAGGCCGCCGTTGACCGTATAGAAGGCAACTTGGCGGTGCTCCTGGTGGGGGAGGAGGAGCGGGAGATGGTGGTGCCCCTGGCCCACCTGCCCCAAGCCCTGGAGGCCGGCGACTGGCTCGTGGTGGAGATAGAAAACGGACGCCTGGTGAGTGCCCAGCGCGACCCCCAGGAGACCCAGGCCCGCCGCCAACGCATCCAAGCCAAACTCCAACGCCTCCTGGAGCGCAGTCGGCAGGAGAGGCCCGCATGA
- a CDS encoding MBL fold metallo-hydrolase produces MVRLVYLLWALLLLLAGCAPQTSPAPPPARLELHVVDVGQGDGLLLRSPEGRVMVVDGGPRRGGFADYLAKVGVQRVDVLIATNPDADHIGGLIEVLRRFPVGEVYVSGDINTTRTYEEFLDALDASRAPVRVPTRGDRIPFGSVTVEVLNPSEPRFPDRNNNSVVVKVTYGEVSFLLMGDAERAAEERLVSTGADLRADVLKMGHHASRTSTWPFFVERVRPRIAVYSAGRDNPYGHPHKEPLQNLLSRGVTVYGTDKYGTIILSTNGKTLQVQTERQP; encoded by the coding sequence ATGGTGCGCCTCGTTTACCTGCTGTGGGCGCTCCTGCTCCTGCTGGCGGGCTGTGCGCCTCAAACCTCACCCGCCCCACCTCCCGCCCGCTTGGAACTGCATGTGGTGGATGTGGGCCAGGGGGATGGCCTTCTGCTGCGCTCCCCGGAGGGGCGGGTGATGGTAGTGGACGGCGGCCCCCGCCGCGGCGGGTTCGCCGACTACTTGGCAAAGGTAGGCGTCCAACGGGTGGACGTGCTCATCGCCACCAACCCCGACGCCGACCACATCGGCGGCCTAATAGAAGTGCTCCGCCGTTTCCCCGTGGGGGAGGTGTATGTGAGCGGGGATATCAACACCACCCGCACCTACGAGGAGTTCCTAGACGCCCTGGACGCCTCCCGTGCCCCCGTGCGGGTGCCCACTCGGGGCGACCGCATTCCCTTCGGCTCGGTAACCGTGGAAGTGCTCAATCCATCGGAGCCCCGTTTCCCCGACCGCAACAACAACTCGGTGGTGGTCAAGGTTACCTATGGGGAGGTATCCTTTCTGCTGATGGGGGATGCAGAGCGGGCAGCTGAGGAGCGTTTGGTGTCCACCGGAGCGGACCTGAGGGCCGATGTGCTGAAGATGGGCCACCACGCCTCCCGCACCTCCACCTGGCCCTTCTTCGTGGAGCGGGTGCGCCCCCGCATCGCCGTCTACTCGGCCGGCCGGGACAACCCCTATGGCCATCCCCATAAGGAGCCTCTGCAAAACCTGCTCAGCCGCGGGGTGACCGTGTACGGCACCGATAAGTATGGCACTATTATCCTGAGCACCAACGGCAAAACCCTGCAGGTGCAAACGGAGCGCCAGCCGTGA